The Anaerolineae bacterium nucleotide sequence CGCCTGATCTTGGACGAGCCGGCCGTGCCGGCCCTGCGCCCCGACCAGGTGAAGCCCTTCGTCCGCCAGACCGCCGACAAGCAGGGATACCTGACCGGCGAACAGCGCCGGGCTATCATCGAGATATTTGACGAGATCGTGCGCCAGAAAATGCCCCAATCTGCCTGACGCATTGGGGGAAAGAACAGCCAGACCATGAAGCTCAGCCAGTACCCACGGCCGAAAGGGGACAATGGGTGGGGGATTCACTGGTCCCCCAGCACCGTGCACCCCACGGGGGACGCGCTGTCGCCCTGGATCGACGAGCTGGTGCGCATGCACATCAAGTGGGTCAAGGTGCTGGACGATGGGGATGGCTCATCGGTGGAGCTGTGCCGCCGGCTGGTGCGCTACGACATCATGCCCATCGTGCGCATCTACCGCCCCCAGCCCAACCCGGGCCGGCTGAGCCGGCGGGAGGAAGAGGCCATCCGCCGGCTGGTGGACGTCGGCGTGGCCTATTTCGAGACCAATAACGAGCCGGATGTGCCGGCGGAATGGCAGTACGAGCGCCTTCCCCCCGACTGGATCTCCATCGTTGCGGACCAATTTATTTACGACGCCGACCGCATCCTGGCGCTGGGCGGCCTGCCGGGCCTGCCGGCGCTCTCCGTGGGAAGCAAGGCCAACCTCATCGAGATGGTGGTGCGCAAGGGACGGGCGGACATCTTCGCCCGCGGCGCCTGGATCGCCGTGCATAATTACACCCTCAATCACCCGCTGGATTATCCCTATGACCCGGTGCACCAGGAAGGGGCGCCGCTGACGCGCCAGGAATACGAGCGCCACGGCGAGTGGGCCTGGGACGGCCAGCCGCGCCAGCTCATCAACCTGTGGCGCCGGCAGGGCAAACGCCCGGGGAGCACCATCGAGGAAGATTCGGACTGCTGGCGCTGTTTCGAGCTGGCCGACCTGATGGCGCGCGAGGCGCTGGGCTACAGCGTGCCGGTCATCGGCACGGAAGGAGGCGCGGTCATCGGCTGGCGCGACGACCGGCGCTACCCGCGCGTGACGCCCGAGATCCACAAAGAGTGGACGGTGCAGATCAACCGCTTCCTTCAGACGCAGGCGCCGGCCTATTTCTTCACCACCTGCCACTGGCTGTTGGCCAACTTTCGCCTGGGGCATCACGTCATGGGCTGGGAAAGCCAGGCCTGGTTCAGCGACTGGTGGGAATCAGCCTTCGGCATCCGGGATCATCTGCCAGCAGTAGACGCCCTGCGCGACCTGCCCGGCGGCGAGCGCCTCTTTGTCACGACGGACGCGGAGATCGTGGGGCAGGCGGCCGGCCCGCAGGGTCAGCCGGCCCATAACCTCCCCATCCGGCTGATCGCCGATGGCCAGGAGGTGGCGGTCGCCCACACGAACGCGCGCGGACGCTTCCGCTTCAGCGAACTGCCGGCCGGCCGCTACGAACTGCGGGCGGACGATAATCCCGGGGTCGCGCTTCCCGTGCAGTTGGACGCCGGCGCCCGCCAGGAAGTGCACCTCACGATCCCGCACGGCCGGCAGTCCGCCGTGCGCGGCCAGCTCCGCACACCAGGCGGCGAGCCGTGTGCCGGCGTCGAGGTGCGCCTGCAGGCCGGCGATGAGGAGCGCCGCACCATTACGGACACGGCGGGCGCGTTCCGCTTCGAGGCCCTGCCGGCGGGCACGTACACCCTGCGCGCCAGCGGCGGCTGTATCCAGGGCCTCTATCTGG carries:
- a CDS encoding carboxypeptidase regulatory-like domain-containing protein, which encodes MKLSQYPRPKGDNGWGIHWSPSTVHPTGDALSPWIDELVRMHIKWVKVLDDGDGSSVELCRRLVRYDIMPIVRIYRPQPNPGRLSRREEEAIRRLVDVGVAYFETNNEPDVPAEWQYERLPPDWISIVADQFIYDADRILALGGLPGLPALSVGSKANLIEMVVRKGRADIFARGAWIAVHNYTLNHPLDYPYDPVHQEGAPLTRQEYERHGEWAWDGQPRQLINLWRRQGKRPGSTIEEDSDCWRCFELADLMAREALGYSVPVIGTEGGAVIGWRDDRRYPRVTPEIHKEWTVQINRFLQTQAPAYFFTTCHWLLANFRLGHHVMGWESQAWFSDWWESAFGIRDHLPAVDALRDLPGGERLFVTTDAEIVGQAAGPQGQPAHNLPIRLIADGQEVAVAHTNARGRFRFSELPAGRYELRADDNPGVALPVQLDAGARQEVHLTIPHGRQSAVRGQLRTPGGEPCAGVEVRLQAGDEERRTITDTAGAFRFEALPAGTYTLRASGGCIQGLYLDGWSTWEGEMIAPPPPRTRFVVATRRLLEREETAGRHIFFGQVWDENGEPLNGATVEMGWENAAPGTQFPTAITGADPRHGAGYYEFTNTPGTFFLRVRAQDAESETAEGLETAEVPGRRGEPISYEVHFQRVKVPAP